A window of Canis lupus baileyi chromosome 3, mCanLup2.hap1, whole genome shotgun sequence genomic DNA:
GACTAGTGTTCCGTGGGGGATTGTTGGCAGCCATTGCCCTTGGGTGCAGGGTCGTGGTAGTGGGGGTCAGTCTGCTCGCAGAGCTGGAGACAGCtcgggtggggtggagtggggtggggctgCGCAACCCACAGCTGTGTGACCACAggccctctgtctccctcccagacGCTGGACCTCTCCAACAACCAGCTCAGTGAGGTCCCGGCAGAGCTGGCTGACTGCCCCAAGCTCAAGGAGGTCAACTTCCGGGGAAACAAGCTGACAGACCGGCGGCTGGAGAAGATGGTGCACGGCTGCCAGACCAAGTCCATCCTGGAGTACCTGCGCAGCGGAGGCCGGGGTGGTGGACGGGGCAAGGGCAGGACAGACGGTCCTGAGAAGGAAGAGGCCCGCAGGAGACGGCGTGAGAGGCGGAGGAGGGAGAGTGGTgagggcgaggaggaggaggtgggcagcACCAGCAGGCTGCTGCTCCGCGTCCTGCATGTGTCTGAGAACCCCACCCCGCTGACTGTGCACGTCAACGCCGCAGTCAAGGATGTCCGGCCATTCATTGTGGGGGCTGTCGTGAGAGGCATGGACCTGCAGGCTGGGAATGCGCTCAGACGGTTCCTCACCTCCCAGGTGGGTGTTTGCGGcccagggcgggggggtggggtgagcagAGTGAGGGACCGCTGGTTCACTGTCCCACTGCCCACTGCCCCTCCACACCTGGGATGTGGGAGGCCAAGCAGGACCTGGCTCCAGTGCAGGTGGGGGTGGTGCCAGCGCACGTGTACCCAGTGTGGGTGAGACCTGGGCCTCAGTCCCGGGGCTGCCCATGGGGGTGGGCACCCCTGCAGTCCTGCCTTGTTTCTGACGTCAGCTTTGTTCCACGAGAGACCAGTGTTTCCCAAGTTGCTGACGTCTTGGGGCATTTTCTGGTTTCCGTAATGAATTAGTTTCTGACAAGGCAGTATTAACATTGCCAGCTCCTGCCAGCTGCTGTCCTATGACTTCAGTTTCTTGTGGATCTTAGTTCAACGAATCCTGATTCATTTTTCTGTGCAGTCtgcccgccttttttttttttttttaagattttatttactcattcatgagagacacagagagagaggcagagacacaggcagagggagaagcaggctccctgcagggagcccgacatgggactcgatccagggtctccagggtcacaccctgggctgaaggcagcgctaaattgctgagccacaggggctgcccagtcTGTCCGCTTTTAAAGTAGAAGCCACATCGTTGATGTTTAAAAACCCACCAGTGTGCCCCTGTGGGGACAACGCTGCTTCAGGAAGCAAAGCGCACTCCCAGCCAGGAGTGCTGAATACACTCAAACGTCAgtgtttttgaagaaaaacatgcaggggagatttttctttttaagtcctGCTTTTGTTTATTCGGTCATAAATTTTAGTTCAGGAAGGGTTCTTTGAAGTCTCAGATCTTCTGTTAGAGAAAGAAATTCTGTCCCTGAACAGATAAGAGAGTTTTCCAGTGGCAGTTCCACAAGATGCATTTTGGGCAGGGGAGGTCGAGGGGGCAGGGTGCGGTGCTTGGGCATGAGCTCCCCAGGTCTCACGTTGCAGACAAAGCTCCACGAGGACATCTGTGAGAAGAGAACAGCGGCCACCATCGCAACCCACGACCTCCGGGCCGTGCGTGGGCCCCTGGTCTACACCGCCCGCCCGCCGCAGGACCTCAAGGTGATGCTGcatgcccctccctcccttcgtACCTGTTCTTTTTGCATTCTTCAGCAATATGCACATGCTGGGGGTGGTGCGCACTCTCTGAGGCAGCATCTGATGCTGTCCCTGACAAGTACATCAGGTCAAAAGCCGGTTGTGTTCACGGTTCATTTGAAAGTAAATTCGTCAGAGAAGGTGCTGATTTGGAAGTGGTTTTCTTCATTTGCTCCCGTTTCACCAAACACTGGTTTATGTCCCAATTGCAAAACCCCTCACTGGAGTTGACGAGCCTGGTTTGTCGAAGTCCCGCCACGGTCTGTTACTCCCTGTGGCCATCGTGTGGAATGCCTGGCTTGACCAGCACTAGCTGCTGGGCCATCCAGGGGCCACAGGCCTGGGAGCCACCGTTGCCCATGGCGGGTTGAAGGTTAGTCAGTTCCCAGAGGACTGGTGTGTGTGGCAGTCAGGACCCTGAGGGGCCTCTGGGGGCCTCCTGTGCTCACACCACTGTCACAGGGATTGGGGGGGGACGCCATGTTGGTGGCCAGATGAGCAGTGGACCAGCATGTCCTGGCTGCAGCCCTAACGGAAACTTGTTTCCATTACCCCCTAGATCGTCCCCTTGGGGCGCAAAGAAGTCAAGGCCAAGGACCTGGTGCGGCAGTTGCAGCTAGAGGCTGAGGAGCataggaagcagaagaaaagacagaACGTCTCAGGCCTCCACAGGTCGGGGGCCTCCTCTCTGGCTGCTGCACTCACCCCACAGCGGGAGGCCTGCCTACCAGCCTCCGTTTACCCACAGGCTGCCATAACTTGAAAACATTTCCCTATCAGTGTTTGAAACATCTCCCAGactgtattccctgtgctgtCAGGGAGTCTCAGGTGGAATAAAAGgaactgagccacacgggctttCTCTTGGTGGAGCCGGGGCTCAGAAACTGCTTTGGGGAGAACAGGCTTTCTAGGCACATAGGCCCTTCATCGGGAGGGACAGTTGTCCCTCTGCCCACACCATGTGCACGGGGGGGGCAGTGTGGTCACCCTGATGACAGGAAAGCCGTCAGGGCCACAGCGTTTTGTCCCCATCACCAGTGGCTCAGGTGGGGTTCAGGTGCCCTGCCACGCTGCCAGGCCCACATAAGCACAGGCTTTAGCACATCTTGCCGAGCTCATGGACATGCCCTTATCTCCCACCCATTTGTACTGTTAACCCATAGGCCTATCTTCCCATAGTTAGGCCTCTCCTGTTTCTTCCCGCACAGGTATCTGCACTTACTGGATGGGAAGGAGAATTACCCCTGCCTCGTGGATGCTGATGGTGACGTGATTTCTTTCCCACCGATAACCAACAGCGAGAAGACAAAGGTAGGGCAGAGCCTATGCATGTCCCTGTGTCTGGGGCTGTTCCACCTGCTGAGTGAACACAGCATCTACTCCATTATGACATACATCTTGTCCGCATGCCTGAGGTGCAGTCCCCGAGCCCTTGTTTGTGGCTCACAGGCTCCCAGTCTCCGGAGTTCCCGTTCCTGTCATATGCGGTGCTGTACCATGTGTCACTGCATGTGCATTCCAGCCTCTGCCTCATTTGGGGAAGGGGACAGTCTTGGTTTGCAGGGCACCGTTTTATAGGTTTCTCCTCAGAACACTTGTTGatgttttcaataattttattcttctctgaaACCCTCTTTCTTTAAGATTAAGAAAACAACTTCTGATCTGTTTTTGGAAGTAACAAGTGCTACAAGTCTACAGACCTGTAAAGAGATAATGGATGCCCTCGTGCTGGTGAGTCAGCCTCCACCTCTCGCCCAGTCAGTGCTCCGGCCATGCGGGACggacacgcccccccccccccccccccccgctgcccctTGCAGGCTGCCTTTGTCTTCCCCAGTTGCCCCTAAAACCATATTGTTCATTTGCAGAAAATGGCAGAAATCAACAAGTACACTCTAGAAAATAAAGAGGACGGATCCCTTTCAGATCCTGAAGCTGATGCAGTTTCTGGACCACCTCTGGGTCCCAGCACAAGCCCAAGTGCCGAAAAGGACGGCAGTGCCCCGCTGGTGGTGGAGCAGGTCCGGGTGCTGGATGAGGACGGGCACCTGAGAGTGGTGTACCCCTCCAAGACGGACTTGGGCTGTGCTGCTCCCCACGTGACCGTGATCCGCTGAGCCCCGGGCGGCATGTCCGCCACTGCCACGCGTGTCCTCAGCCGTGCCTCTTGTTGGTGACATCAAGTTACTTGTTACATTTTCACCCCGGTGGTTCTCAAGGTGCACGCGTTGGCTCTTTGATCGTCCAGACAGTTCTCTCCCGTTGCAGTGACACCACATTATCCTGGGCTTGAATCATTTTCCCTTTCCAGCACCAAATTGATTACTAACGCTTTACGAAATTATTCAAATATCGGAATTAACTGTTGAAAACGTTCTGAGATGATGTGGATATAGCAAATACCTCTATTCAGGGGAAAAAACACTAATTGGTTTGGATAGTCAGCTGTACCCTGGGAAGCTAAAGAACACACATTTCGCTGAGCTGTACCATTACTTTTCTACAATACGGCATCTTTTAAAACCACACCACACCATTGGTACAGCCTACAGATGTGGAGTGACGTCATGTTCCTTCCTTGCCGCAAATCGTCATCTTtttatgaaaagaatattttttaggtGACTTTAAAATTggtgaaagcatttttttttcccttaatattaCGGTTGGATATGTTAGGGGTAGAGCCACAGCATCCCCTCCTTGGGCCTCAGGGGAAGAGCGGGGCTGTGCTCGTGTACACTGGCACCGTGGGGAGGAGCAGACAACAGAACACGCAGCTCAGGCCAAGCCCATGGTTCCCTGTTGCAGAACGGGCTTCCACACACAAGCCAGACTGTTCTGTCAGCATCTGGCTAAAGGACAGATgggcaggggctgtgggaggCCAAGTTTGGAGCTGGTGACCACAAAGCGGGTGCCAGGTGAACGGTTCTTGAGCATTTTGTGTTTTAGGTTACTTCCGGTTTTGAATGTCTCGGACAAGCTGTGTATCCGTCTGTGCGAGTCTGCACGTGCTTGCGTACAGGCACCGGCCAGCCAGCCACTCAGGTGGTTTTTACGGACTCACAGACTTTTTATTTAACGTCTCCGTCTGTGTCACTTTCTGTGACCTGCGAAAGTCAGGCTGTGTGTTCTGTGGATTTGGGGAGCATTTGCAAGCGGCCACTGAACCCACGCTTTTAGCCATTGAAACCAGACATATGGAGGCTCACTGACAAAGGCACATGGTTCTCCCAGAGCTCAGCCCACCCGCTCTGTAGGACACTGCACGGCTGCCTTGAGACCCCAATCTCGCTCTCTGGACATCCCCAGGCCTTCCCCTCCGTCCCTGAAGGCGGTGGCTGGGCTGAAGTACGTGAACCAGATGGTGGCTTTTCCTCGTTCTGTTAACCACAACCCTACTGAACATCTGGCTGGTGCCTCTGGCTTGTCCTCTCATGAGCCCCGCGCACTCGGTGCTGGCTGCTGTGGGTGCTGTGGCTGGAGCTACGTCCTGTTACCTGTCACCCTGTAGCCTGACGGCTCAACCCTGTGTTGAACCCTGTGTGAAGTGCACAGATGTGTTGAACTTACCTTGGGAAACCAGACCTCCTTGGTCTCTGCTGCCAGCCATCCCTTTGACAAACCCTGACATTCTTGCCGGCCTGACCTTCTAATAAAAGTCATTTCATAACATTTCCACTCCTCCCTGGTGAATCCCCTCCTGCCATTATTTCAGGGTAGTCTATGGGAAAGCAAAGGACCCGAACGAACCCTCTTCCCAACCCAGATCTTGCCGGCAAAAAGCAAGAGGCACTGAACTATCACACAGGCTGGGCCCAGAGAGGCTGCTGGACCCTCCAGGCCTGGTGCGAGAGGTGGATCCCCTCCCAGAGACACCTGCCCCTAGCAGGTCTCATTCCTGAGTCTTCTGTGGGAAGGGAGGCTGCCCCACATCTCAGCAGGGGCCGTCCCACTTCCAGgctggccagggcctgggggccacATCTGGTGGAGGCAGCTCACAAGGAGGTGGTGTGTACCCCCAGGGCCTCTGCCCACAGCCTCCCCACACAGGCTGAGCTGCTGGCAGAGCCCACGGATGGGGACAAGGCACATCCACGACGACTGGGCTGGTGCAGCCAACTCCATCCGGACGCTGGCTGGGCATCGGCGCGCCAGAGCCTGAAGGCCAGACCCAGATCCCCTTGTCTGCTGTTACCATGGGACATGCTGTTCCCATGCTGTTCCTCCCTGCCCCAACCCAGGCAGGATGGGTGGGTGAGGGCCTGCAGGGATTATTGAGCAGTGCTGTACTGAGCCAAAGGGTCTCTGAGGACACCACATGCCCTCCTCAGGctggctgcccaccccccaccccccccagctccccagagtGCACCTGCATGGGCCACACGTGCTGGCTGCACcagcccccctctccctctgcctcttcaccTTGCCTCCGGCCATTCCCATCTGACCTTCCATCAGTGGACTTACTCCATCCTGCCCAGGGGCTGCTCAGGGACTGTGACTCTGAAGCCCGTGAGGCATTCTGGAAGTCAGGGAGGCCAGAATAGCCTGAGAGAGAAGTGGTGTGCAGGCAGCAGCCAGGGGCCCTCTTTTCTGCGCAGCGCCCTGGCCCGGCTCTTGGCAGAGGCCGCACCCAGTCTTGATGAGGCCCAGGCCCTGCACCTCAGTAGACGCCAACGTCCTAGAGTCCGTGGAggccccccacccagcacccgCCCTGTGTTGGCTCCAGCAGGGCACCAAGCTAAGGCCGGCCAAAGGTGGGTCGGCCGGCACCCCTCCCTCCTGGAGGATGGCCACTCGGGGTTAGGAGGTCTTTTTGGAGACAGGCACTGAGACCCAGAGACTAGGGCTAGCCGGGCCAAACCCTCTGCCAATGCCCCTTAACTGGCTTCCCCCGTCCCCACCCCATAGCAGACCCTAACCCAGGACAGGCCCACCAGGTGCCACTCCTGCCCTGTGGACAGAGCGAGGAatcacctgggtggtgcagccctCTCTACCGGGCAGGCCAGCCTTTTGgggtctctcccctcccctgccagctTGGCCTCTGACACGCAGGTCTGCCACGTGACCTCCGATCCCAGGCCCCATGAGGACAGTGATTGTCCCTCAGCTCCTGCCCTCAGTCCTAGGGGAGAAAGCCCTCTGCTAAGTGTTTCTGGCAAGGGTCTACGGGGCCTGAGATGTGAGCTTGTGATGGGTAGGTGGGGGTGCGCATGCGGCCCAGGAGGGCCTGAAGCCCTGAGCCCGGAGGCCCTGTCCAGGTCAGGGGAGACACGAACAGGTCCCACCACCTGCCAGTCCTCAGGCCTGCCCCCAGGGGCTCCCTTCCCACAAGAGGGCCCAGCCAGGCAGAAACACATTCCAAGGCGCAGAGCCAAGTGGGAGGGAGGACAGGCCCTTCCCAGCAGCCTCCCATGCCCGCCAACTGCCCCACCTTGGGCCTTGCACGGGGCAGGCACCTGGGGGCCCCGTGGAAGAGGCCTCACCCATCTTTCAATCAACAGACTTTTAATGGCTGCCTTGGCACACAGACTCCCTCAGGGCATAGTGGGGGACCAGCTGCCTCGAGGGGGCACCTCAGGAACAACCGTGCCCCCCTTCACTGCAAGGAAGATGTAGTGGTGAGTCCCAGACAGGGCCAAggtcccactccccaccctgcccaggaTGGGTGGACAGAGGGACACACGCAACCTCTCCCCAGAGTCATCCTTGCAGAAGCCAGAGAACCCAGAAAGGGTAGGGACCCAGCCAGGGCCACGCAGGGAGGACCCCCCACCTGGAGCTGCCAGGCCTAGCCTTCTCAGCAGGGTCTCTAGGGGCCCTGGGTCCAGCCTGGAGTGTCCTGCAGCCCTGGCTCAGGCTGGCCCAAGTCTCCCGGCCATGTGTCCCCCCAGCTGGCTGCCTGTGCCAGGCATGTGCCCATGTGTCCCTGCGGTGGCCAGAGAGTGCTGTCTGCCCCTGGGGTCTGTATGTGTGTCGGGGTTGAGTCTGTGTGTACAGAGAAGAGTCTTGTGTACACGAGGATCCATGTATATGAGGTTCTGTGTATACAGAGGAGGTTCTGGTGTACGGAGTATCCGTCCAAGCCCACATCCCCAAACACAGGCAGGCAGCCCCGGGCGTGCGTGCCGGCGGCCTTATTTGCACTTGTGCACGTAGTAGCCGGTGATATAGCCCAGGATGAAGACGACCCAGAAGAGGGCCAGTCCGCCCAGCACCTTCATGCTGATACCCAGCTTGCCTGAGCACAGCTTCCGGGAGATCCTAGAGAGAGAATCGCCGGCACATGAGCCCCCGGGTGGACCGGGGGCTAGGCTGGAGGGGAgtggggcccagggcaggtggaCCCCGAAGGAGGGAAGACGCACACAGAGGTGCCAGGCCCGGGTTTGCtgggggggggctggggtggggggacccccCAGTACGGAAGCCGCGAGGAGGGACAAGGCGGTGGAGGGCTCCTCCCACGGATCTGGGGGCTCTCACCTCTCCCAGCTCGAGGCCTCCCCTGTGCTGCCCACAGCCGCCACATGGACTGCATCCCGGCTGCCGCCATCCCACCGGCTGTACTGGATGCCGCTGTCCTGGGGCTGCATGCTGCAGGAGCTACAGCGAGAGGCAGAAGGTGTGCTGCGGCACCCACGGGCAGGGACACTGAGGCAGGCGACCTGGCCCCGGTGGGGGCGGCTGGGGCTCCGTGTGGGGTTGCCTGGGGGTGGCAGCAGGGGCGGGACGGGTGCCACAGTGGGCTGGCTCCTCTCCTTGCATCTTCTACCTGGCTTACAAGGGACCAGGATGCCACATGGTCACGccacttgccccaggtcacactgggagaggcagagcaggaaTTCCAACCCAGGGAGGCTGCGAGCCCGccagccctgccctcaggaaTGTGAGAGACTGCTTCCAGCTGGCCAGGACACAGACACCAGGGCACTGTGAGTCCCTGACCTGATAACTGACTTCCTTCCCTCCCATTCCTGACAGATAAGGCCCAGAGCTTCTCCAAAGGCTGGGACGGCAAGGGATGGGGCAGTGGCTGGTACGGCCTGTCTGGCTGgtcagggaggcctgggggaggcagcccctcccccccaggcctGCGGGAGAAGCTGCAGCCTGCGGGCACCTGGGTCTGCTGGGAGTCCAGGGGTCTCTCACCTAGGGACCCCCTCCCACAGAATCGTGGAGAGGTTTAAAGGCGCGGTGGGCCACTAAACAGCAAGAGACCAACCCAGAAACTCATGAGACCTGGCAGTTCTTAAACTCCTGCCGTGCCTCCATGTCCGTCTCTTTCCCAGTGTCAGGccaagggaggcaggaagggagcttGGCTCAGAGCCACAAGGCCTGCCTGGCAGGTGGGAGCACCTGCTTTACAGCAGCCACTCAGGTCAGTGGCTGTGCACAGGCCCAAGGGAGGCCGAGCGTCCGCTGGGTGTGGGCTGTGCTTTCCCAGGTATCTGGGAGAGGGGCTCTGGGCCAGCTCTGTTAGGTGTCTACCTAACATGCCCCCTCTGCTGCCTGTGGGCACAATCCCCATCCTGTTCCAGGCTGCAATGTCCCACCCCGAGTAAGACAAGCGTCACACCCTGGCCCCTGCCTTCCCATGTCAGCCCGGTGAGGGCAAAGTGCTGGGGTGTAGCAGGAGCTGGGGCTTTCTTCTTTTCACCAAAGAAATAGTAGCCACCTCTTTCTTCCTGCCCTGGTGCGATGGCGGGAACTGCAGCAGCCACCTTGCAACCCGGATATCCATGCAACACCTGCCCTCATGGTGTTGAGTCTCTAAATCCACACCAATTACCCAGCCCTGGGCTTCTTGGTGAGAAGAGTCAGCCCCCCACCTGTTCAAGCTTGGGTTCCTGTCCCGCACGGCAGAAAGCATTCCCAACTGATGGAGACTAGCTTGCGGCTCTCAGGCCATCCCGGTTGGACAGAGCCACTGGAAACTGGTGAGGGCCCAGCACTGAGCTCCTGAGGGCCTCACTCTCCAGGCCCCCACCGGAGGCTCACAGCCTGTAGCAGGAGCCGGGGCTGCGCTGCCCGGAGACACTCGCCAAGGTGGGGACCCTCGGGGGTGCCACTGGTACCTTAgactcccccgcccccagagcaccGTCGGGGAGCCCACAACTTACAAAGGGAGAGTCCTGGCGTGGACGCCCAGACTCCAGCACCCAGGAAGGTGGTCGGGTGGTCAGAGCCTGGCCACTGTGGTTTGcctcctcccaggccccaggTCAAGGTCCGAGGAGTGGCCGATGCCTCCAACctgaaaaaaatggcaaagaaaaggTGGGGACGGGCGCCCCGGGAGGAGCTGGGGTGTCTCCCCTCACCCCTCCGGCGGCCAGCAGGAGGCGAGCGGACAGCTCCCGCACGTGGCCGggtcaccccccgcccccgccggccccgcggcTCCGCTCTCCCGGGCGGCGGCTCGCAGGGCAGGGAGGCCGCGGCCAGGCCCACCTCCTCCGTCCGCCCGCCCGGGGAGGCTGCCCCCGGCGCAAGTCCACCGGCCTCTGCCTCCCGCCCTCCGCGCAGCGCAGACGTGTccccggccgggggcggggcctcggaggggcggggcctcggggggcggggcctcggggcggggcggcctcgggggcggggcctcggggcggggcggcctgggggcggggcctcggggcggggcggggaggcacCGGGCTCTCGGAGGCGCTGACCCCAGGCCCAGGTGTTCCGGAGGGCGCCGCCGGAGGGCGTGCGTGCTGCAGGGGACAGGGCTGTAGGggctgcagggggagaggggccCCCAGGGGAGGGAGACCTCAGAGGAGTGGGTCTGCAGGGGAGGGGGACACCGGGGCGAGGGATCGTAGAGGAAAGAGGACCGCGGGGGCAGCAGGACCCTCGGGGGTCCCAGGGGTGAGAGGGCCAGGTCCACTCCTAGAGGGCGCAGGTGCCGGGCCCTGGAGCCTCGGGGCGCGCCTGGGTCTGTACAGAGAGGCGGAGGCGAGGTGGCCCAAGGGGGCGCCCCTCGGGAGCCTGAGCGGAGTTCCTGGCTCAGCTCCTCCAGCGCCCTCCGTGGGGGGTGGAGGTGCCGAGCGCGGCGCAGGAGAGTCCAGCTGCGCgcacaggtggagggagggtggagggcgAAGTCAGGACGCCGTTGCCGGGTGCCTGCATTCAGCCTGCGAGCTGCGGGACCGGGGTAGGCTGCGCAGATGAGGGGTCCTGCCCCCTGGAGCTTTCACTCTGCAGCCATGGAGGGAACAGTAGAAAACCGCCTCCACCTTCTTCCAAAGGGGTCGCAGCAAGAAAGCAGCGCCCCAGCCAGGggagcccccacctcccaggttTGTGCTGCAGCAGGTGGAAGGAAGGACCAGGGCGGGCTGAACAGGAGTGTATGGGCACCCAGgctccagcctcccagcctggcAGCCATGCTCCGTATGGGAGTCTTCCCAGGAAGGAGCCAGGGGTGCAGGCGGAGGCTGTGGTTGTAGCCCAAGGCCCACGAGTCCCGGGGAAGGAAAAGCTGAGCCCATGGCCAACAGCAGAGTTTAATTCTAAAACACAGGGGGTGGCCCCCTGAGCTGGGTGCCGGCCTCCACTGGGCCGCGGTTCCGGGGGCACCGTCGGGGTCTACTTGGAGGGTAGCTTCTTGGACTTGCTTGAGGAAGATAAAGCCTCGGCCTGCTGCAGCGGAGGCACTCGGACACCTTTCTGTTTCAGCTGATTATAGTAGTCGGCTCTTTCTGTAATGATCCTCTGGAACAGAAGCCTGTGGCTGTGGGGACCTCTCCTCCCCCAGAGGGTGCTGGCAGCAGGGTGTGCGGTGAATGggctgaggtggggtggggtagcTCTGGGCTGGAAACACCCCCAGCACTGCTGACCCAGCCCGGGAGGTGAAGCCACAGGCCATAGGACgcagagttgggaagagatgcCCGCCACATCTCAGAGATACACCTGTCCCCTGAAGCAGCACTAACTACATCTCTTATGTCCTCTGAGAATTTCAAGCAACCCAGACCAAGAGACCTCAGAAGCCATCCAGTCTGTCCCTCAAGTCCCTTCTGTCCTGCACACAGGGAGGTGGCCTGCCACCTCCCTCACCTCTCCTGCTTTGGCACATCACTGTCTTGTGTGCCGCACTGGCCCAGGAGAGGGGTTCCTTCCTGGCTCCTGAGTGGTATTGATGACCTCTCCCATCCCCCTTcccattcctccctccttcctctcccccacacCCAGCAACAGGAGCTAGGCTGCAGAGCCGTCTCCCCAGGCCCTCCTGCAGCCCACCCTCCAGGACTGTTGCCACCCTCCAGGGGCACTACTGACCCGGGACCCCCCCACAACATAGAGGAAAGAAATCAGGTCTTTGGGACATGTGGACACTGCAAGATCACAGGCAGCTGCTGGGGCGGAGGGCCATGCACAGGAGGCTTGGGGCATGGGGACAGAAGCAGCCCCTAGTGAGAAGTCCATATGGCCTTGCATAGAGCAGGGATAGTCAGGAGCTCTTCTCCCAGCCCTGTTGCCACCATGTCTGTGTGCAGAGAGAGGCTTGCCGCTCAGTGAACTCAAGTGACCAGCCTGTAGCTTCTCAGCCAAGGCCCACAGGGATAACGACATGACCCTGCCAGCCCAAAGCCTGCACTATTTCTCCCGCACCCCCGTCCCTGGGATGCCTCTGCTTGAGGTCAGCAAGACGACAAGTCACACCAAAGCACCAAGAAGCATCCCCACAGAGGCTGAGCTGGACAGAGTCTGGGGGAGTCTCCTGCTGCTGGACAATCTCCAAGACCCCAACAGCACCCTAGAGATGAATGCTGAGAGCAGCCTAGCTTTGCCAGGTGTCCAGCATCACCACCTTTTCGGGACATCTGGCCCCCTCTGCCTGAGTAGAGAGCAAggatgattccagggtcccagtGGAAGAGTGACACGGCCAGGACAAGAATGGGGATCCCCAGCATCCatgca
This region includes:
- the LRRC47 gene encoding leucine-rich repeat-containing protein 47, encoding MAAAAAAAAAAPAPEAWPELELAERERRRELLLTGPGLEQRVREAGGRLPPRLFTLPLLHYLEVSGCGSLREPGPGLAQGLPQLHSLVLRRNALGPGLSPELGPLPALRVLDLSGNALEALPPGQGLGPAEPPGLPQLQSLNLSGNRLRELPADLPRCAPRLQTLNLTGNRLDSFPAALFRPGALPLLSELAAADNCLRELSPDVAHLTSLKTLDLSNNQLSEVPAELADCPKLKEVNFRGNKLTDRRLEKMVHGCQTKSILEYLRSGGRGGGRGKGRTDGPEKEEARRRRRERRRRESGEGEEEEVGSTSRLLLRVLHVSENPTPLTVHVNAAVKDVRPFIVGAVVRGMDLQAGNALRRFLTSQTKLHEDICEKRTAATIATHDLRAVRGPLVYTARPPQDLKIVPLGRKEVKAKDLVRQLQLEAEEHRKQKKRQNVSGLHRYLHLLDGKENYPCLVDADGDVISFPPITNSEKTKIKKTTSDLFLEVTSATSLQTCKEIMDALVLKMAEINKYTLENKEDGSLSDPEADAVSGPPLGPSTSPSAEKDGSAPLVVEQVRVLDEDGHLRVVYPSKTDLGCAAPHVTVIR
- the SMIM1 gene encoding small integral membrane protein 1, with amino-acid sequence MQPQDSGIQYSRWDGGSRDAVHVAAVGSTGEASSWERISRKLCSGKLGISMKVLGGLALFWVVFILGYITGYYVHKCK